One part of the Alistipes onderdonkii genome encodes these proteins:
- a CDS encoding helix-turn-helix domain-containing protein, whose amino-acid sequence MDQTKPQFVELALKENCPADCSSCPTFPAPFRRIGDSNYCRFVQMTLTPGEGVTFPADRMVRILFVMSGSLMIEHGETVRLVTSRQYVCLARGERFVATAQDEANIVVLSLIHRIEFCEQDIFDKVMPYDTVIPNEDVPKLAMHPSIERLLEGLFMIPEMSGCSRYHKMKATELFMMIKVLYTPTEHAYFFQSMIQPQDNFRVFVCNNYDKAQGVAELAALAGMSLSVFKRRFAEHFNDSVYHWMMRQKALKIFADIRDGEDSTKALMNKYGFRHYTQFSRFCKNYLQATPAQLIASIKEG is encoded by the coding sequence ATGGATCAGACCAAACCGCAGTTTGTGGAGCTGGCATTAAAGGAGAATTGTCCTGCGGATTGTAGTAGTTGTCCCACGTTTCCTGCGCCGTTCCGCCGTATCGGCGATTCGAATTATTGCCGTTTTGTACAGATGACCCTCACACCCGGCGAGGGCGTGACCTTCCCAGCCGACCGTATGGTGCGTATCCTTTTCGTCATGTCGGGGTCGCTCATGATAGAGCATGGCGAAACGGTGCGCCTGGTGACTTCGAGGCAGTACGTGTGCCTGGCACGCGGCGAAAGGTTCGTTGCGACGGCCCAGGACGAGGCGAATATTGTCGTGCTGTCGCTGATCCACAGGATCGAATTCTGCGAACAGGACATTTTCGACAAGGTGATGCCCTATGATACGGTCATTCCCAATGAGGACGTGCCCAAGCTGGCGATGCATCCGTCGATCGAGCGGTTGCTCGAAGGGCTTTTCATGATCCCGGAGATGAGCGGTTGCTCCCGCTACCACAAGATGAAGGCTACGGAGCTTTTCATGATGATCAAGGTGCTTTATACGCCGACCGAACATGCCTATTTCTTCCAGTCGATGATTCAGCCGCAGGACAATTTCCGTGTCTTCGTGTGCAACAACTACGACAAGGCACAGGGTGTAGCCGAGTTGGCTGCCCTTGCGGGCATGAGCCTTTCGGTGTTCAAACGTCGTTTTGCCGAACATTTCAATGACAGCGTTTACCATTGGATGATGCGCCAGAAGGCACTCAAGATTTTCGCGGACATACGCGACGGCGAAGACAGTACGAAGGCGCTGATGAATAAGTACGGGTTCCGTCACTATACGCAGTTCAGCCGTTTCTGCAAGAATTACCTGCAGGCGACGCCCGCCCAGCTGATCGCTTCGATCAAGGAGGGGTAG
- a CDS encoding type B 50S ribosomal protein L31: MKKGIHPENYRLVAFKDMSNDVVFLCRSAVSTKETIEVNGETYPVYKMEISNTSHPFYTGKMKLVDTAGRVDKFMSRYAKRYDKKGAK, translated from the coding sequence ATGAAAAAGGGTATTCATCCGGAGAATTATCGTTTAGTGGCGTTCAAGGACATGTCCAACGACGTCGTGTTTTTGTGTCGGTCCGCCGTTTCGACAAAAGAAACCATCGAAGTGAACGGCGAAACCTATCCCGTGTATAAGATGGAAATTTCCAACACCTCGCACCCGTTCTACACCGGTAAGATGAAGTTGGTTGACACCGCTGGTCGCGTCGATAAGTTTATGAGCCGTTACGCAAAACGCTACGATAAGAAGGGCGCGAAGTAA
- a CDS encoding helix-turn-helix domain-containing protein, with translation MCDPIKSIATRLRGLREVLELSEQEVADSCRLSVDEYRDMESGDADISVNVLQTIARRYGISLDVLMFGEEPKMNSYFITRAGTGVSVERRAAYKYEALASGFRDRRADPFIVTVEPSAADAPMHLNCHKGQEMNYVLEGRLLISVSGKELVLGVGDSLYFDSGLPHGMKALDGKPVRFLAIIM, from the coding sequence ATGTGTGATCCGATTAAATCGATCGCAACCCGTTTGCGCGGATTGCGCGAGGTGCTCGAACTTTCGGAGCAGGAAGTGGCGGACAGTTGCCGTCTGTCGGTCGACGAGTACAGGGATATGGAGAGCGGCGATGCCGATATTTCGGTCAATGTGCTGCAAACCATAGCCCGCCGCTACGGGATCAGCCTGGATGTGCTGATGTTCGGCGAGGAGCCCAAGATGAACTCCTATTTCATCACCCGTGCCGGCACGGGTGTATCGGTCGAACGGCGTGCGGCCTATAAGTACGAGGCGCTGGCCTCGGGTTTCCGCGACCGCAGGGCCGACCCCTTCATCGTGACGGTGGAGCCTTCGGCTGCCGATGCCCCGATGCACCTGAACTGCCACAAGGGGCAGGAGATGAACTACGTGCTGGAAGGGCGCCTGCTGATCTCGGTCAGCGGCAAGGAGCTGGTGCTCGGCGTGGGCGACAGCCTTTATTTCGATTCCGGCCTGCCGCACGGCATGAAGGCGCTCGACGGCAAGCCGGTGCGTTTCCTGGCGATAATAATGTAG